GGGAACCGCCAGAGGTATAAGCGAGAACGAAGGCATAAAAAACGTAATAAAGAGTCTTGAGGAGATCTTTTCTATTTACACGCCTTCCTACACATGCCTGCTTTTTGAAAATACCGCCGGTGAAAGAGGAGATCTGGGAAAGAACTTTAAAGAGATGAAAAAGCTTATAGATCCTTTCAAGGATTTAAAGGTAGGTATATGTATAGACACATGTCACGCCTTTGCATACGGCTACGCTATAAATACGAGTAAAGGCTTTGATGCCTTTAAAAGGGAGGTGGAAAGAAACGTAGGTATGGATCGCATAAAAGCTATACATTGCAACGATTCAAAGGTACCCTTAGGTGGAAGAAAGGACAGACATCAACACATAGGTTTGGGATACATCGGCGTTGAAGGTTTTAGACTCTTTCTGAAAGACCCCTACTTTTCAGAGCTTCCATATTATTTGGAAACTCCGAAGGAGGACGATTGGGACAGAAGGAACTTACAACTCCTGAGAGGATTACTCTCAGAAAAGTAACAAGAGGCTTGCAAGTATACCATAATTGGCGAAGCTTTCATGCTTAGTAACACTTTTGTGAAAACCGAAACTTACTGACAATCTCTTTAAAGAATAAACTCCACCGAAAAGTACATGAGAATCAAGCTTGTTTACACCATCCTGGGTAGGCTTCAGAAATTTGATCTCACTGCCTATAATCAGGTCATCACTCACCTTTCTATAAAAGCAAAAGATAGCACCGTATGTATCCCTTAACTCTTCTACAAAATTAGCTTTTATATACAAAAAGTTTGCGTTGTAACATATATCACCTTTACATACCTGAGTTATGATATTTAAGTTTGCGGTTATCTTACCATAGCCTATACCTCTTTTGCCTGTATTCAAGTTAATCTGAAGCTTATAACCGGCTTCAAAGTAGCCAACTTTCATGGGTATATGTTTGATGAAAATCCCCATATCGCTAAATCCGCTGTTTTTTGTACCATCACTGTACCTGTAAAGAGAGTAGGGCAAGATAAGAGCCATATCCATATTTTCTACAACTCCCCCGGTGAGCTGTACGATGGCATCATGGTGCATAGTCTTATCGTAGTGTTTGAAATAGGCATATTGAAACTCCAGTTGAAATTTCCCTTTACCCAAAGTATCAGTGTCCTCACCAGTAAAGGGAAAGAAAGCAAAGGAAAAAGAGACAAAGGAGAGACAAAAAAGTATCCAACTCATCATAAACCTCCAAAATTGAGATTGAATATTAATTTATTATATGGGTGAGGGAAGGATATCTAAAGAGGCATAAATTATGGAATTAGGAGGCAGAAACAGATGGCAAAAACTACAAAAAGTGTAAGAGGTAGTAAAAACATGATAACGCTTCAGTTTAAGTTAGACTTATCTAAAGAAGACCTCAAAACACTTAAAGACTTGATGAGAAGACAGTCCTCTTGCCCAAGATATGCCTATAACAGGCTATTGGAAGGCAAAGAAAGAAAGGGATTTCAATCTATCTTTGGTCTTAACTCAAGATATGTGGAGTTAGCTCCTGTGCTTGGTGCAGGTGCTATGGCAGACCCAAATACCGCCTGCCGTGTTCTGGGTCTGTCTGAAGAAGGCGGGATACAAATAGCACGGCACAAGCTGTATGGTTTTATACAGCTTGGCTAACAAGGGTTGTTATGATTGAATATCTTGTTGAAGAGGTAAGCAAAAGGCTGGAAGGAGGTTTGTGTGTTGAGCTTCCCGACGGCAGAATCTTAAGCGAAGGTATATGCAGGATAAGGATTAGAGATTGGAGAGTTATCAAGAGTATACTCAAAGATCCAGAAATGGGTTTTGGAGAAGCTTATATGAAGGGGGAAGTGGAAATAGATGGTGACCTCGAAAAGTTTTTGATTGCATGTGTAGGTTATTTGAGAGAGAAGTATCAGCGTAGGGGTTTTAAAAATAGCTTTCTTAGAAGTCTTCTCAAATTTTCCGGACTTTTGAAGTTTTTAGAGGGGCGAGAAGTCAGGAAGCATTACGATCTGGGCAACGATTTTTACAAGCTCTGGCTTGACGGTTCTATGACATACTCGTGTGCCTTTTTCTCAAAAAAGGAACAGGATCTGGAAGATGCGCAAGCTGAAAAGAGGAGCATAATTTATGAAAAGCTACAGCTCAGAGATGGTGATAAACTGTTGGATATAGGCTGTGGATGGGGTTCTATAATCCTTGAGGTGCCAAAGCTTTACCACATAGAAACTGTAGGGATAACTCTTTCCAAAAACCAGTACGAATACGTCAAATTCAAGATAGAGAGCGAAGGATTGAAAGGCAAGGCGAGAGTTTACCTAATGCATTATGAAGATCTGCTGGATCTTAAAGAAAGGTTCAACAAGATCGTTTCTGTAGGTATGTTTGAACACGTAGGAAAAGGGAGGCACAGAAAATTTTTCAAAATCGTAGATAAGCTTATCCAAGAAGGAGGTCTATTTCTCCTTCACACCATAGGGAAAGTTCTTCCCGAAAGTCAAAGTACGTGGATAAGAAAGTATATATTCCCAGGTGGTTACATACCTGCCCTTACGGAAATACTTGAAGCTTCTAAAGATTTAAATTTCAACCTCATAGATATAGACAATTGGAGACTACACTACTACAGAACCCTGAATGAGTGGAAAAGAAGATTTTATAATCACGCTCAAGAAGTGATCCATCAATACGGAGAAGAGTTCTTCCGTATGTGGGAACTATATTTGGTCTCCTCAGCTGTTTCTTTCTTGACAGGTTCCAATCATTTATTCCAAATACTTTTTTCCAAGGGTGTACTCAATGATTATCCTATAATGAAGAGGTACTTCTTACCCGTACACCATTGGGTATGCGGATAAAGGAAATAGAAAAGATACACAGCAGTTTGAGTGTAAGGCTTTTGGTAAAAAGATTAATGCACGGGTGAACTACTCCACTTTCGTGGGGCGTTCCATTTGATAAGCTATTTAGCCTTTATCTTATCACTCTACAAACTACTTGCCTAACCCTTCCTTTAGCCATTATCAAGCCTTTTTCTATAAGTGAGGATCTTCTTGTGTTGTAGGTAATAAATTTCTATAGATGGGGGGAACTGTAGTGCAAGGACTCACATCAGAACAAGCCGAGGAAAATATAAAAAGGTACGGCTTTAATGAAATAGAGGAAAAGAAGGAGCATGTCTTATTAAAGTTCTTAAAAAAATTTATCTCTCCCATTCCTCTGCTTTTGGAACTTACTATGCTCTTTCTCATTATATTGGGAAAGTATTATGATAGCCTTGTAATTTTGGGACTTCTTATCTTCAACGTAATTTTATCTTTCTCTCACGAGATAAGTGTGGACAGAGTTATACAGTTGCTAAAAAAACACCTTGATATAAGAGTAAGAGTTCTACGTGACGGTCAATGGAAAGATATTCCATCTCGCCTTTTAACTATGGATGATATTGTATTGCTTCAAAGCGGTTTTATTGTACCCGCGGATATAGAAATTCTTGAGGGAAATATCAGCGTTGATCAATCTTCTATAACGGGTGAATCTCTTCCGAAAAGCTTAAAGAGTGGTGATGTAGCTTATATGGGTTCCTTAGTTGTGAGAGGTGAGGCGATAGGTAAAGTCGTTGCTGTAGGCTCAAGCACCTTTTACGGAAAGTCTGCAAAACTCGTACAGGAAGCTGGAAACAAAACCCAACTTGAGATCATCGTATTTAAGCTCGTTGAGTATCTATCCCTTTTCAGTTTATTTTTAATTGTTACCCTGCTTGGGCTTTCTGTCGTGGACAAAAAACCCTTAGAAGAGGTCCTTCCATTGCTCACAGTTCTGTTGATTCCCATAATACCCGTTGCGTTACCTACAGCCTTCACTATAGCTACCGCATTGGGAGCAAAGGAGCTTGCTCAAGAAGGGATCTTAGTTACTAAGCTTTCAGCCATAGAGTCTGCAGCAGGAATGGACATTTTGTGCATTGATAAAACTGGGACAATTACGAAAAGCAAAATTCAGGTAACAAAAGTTATACCTTATTCAGGATTCTCGGAGGAAGAAGTCATCTGTATGGGAGCTTTAGCTTCCGATCCAAAACAGAAAGACCCTATAGAAAATGCCATATACGAGTATTTAAGCGACAAACTGTCCTGTTTGGAAAATTATGAAGTGAAGGATTTTGAACCTTTTGATCCATCAAAGAAGTACTCTAAGGCTAAGGTATTAATAAATCAAGAAGATGTTGAGGTATACAAAGGTTCTCCAAAAGTTGCACCAATTCCAGAAGATGCACACAAAATAATTGAAGGAATGGCTTTGGAAGGTCTAAGAATCATATGTGTTTGGAAAGTATCAAAAGGAAAAGTGAAGTTTTTGGGCTTTATAGGTTTTTCTGATCCAATAAGAGAAGATTCTAAGAAGCTGATAGATAAGCTTAAAGCCTTAGGTGTAAATGTAAAGATGCTAACCGGTGACACTAAGGATACTGCAAAACGTATAGCTTCTTTGGTAGGGATAGAGGGTGACGTGTGCGACACAAAAAATATAAGGGAAGAGTGCGGTGTCTTTGCGGAGGTTTTCCCAGAAGATAAATTTAGCATTGTAAGGGCTTTTCAGAAAATGGGACACATAGTAGGTATGACGGGAGATGGTATAAATGATGCTCCCGCTTTAAAACAAGCCGATTTGGGTATAGCGGTTTCAAATGCAACGGACGTCGCAAAATCATCAGCTTCAGCTGTACTCACAAAGGAAGGCTTAACAAATATGCTTTCACTTATAATCTTATCAAGAAAGATCTATCAGAGACTTCTAACCTATGTTTTCTCAAAAACCATAAGGGTCTTTCTTATAATTCTGAACATTTTTGTTTACTACATAATTTATAATGAATATTTGCTAACTACAAAAATGGTACTTTCTTTGTTTTTCTTCAACGATTTTATAACCATATCCTTAGCCACAGATAACGTAACGTATTCAAAAAAACCCGAAAAGTGGAATATTAAAAGGTTAACCCTTGCTTCTTTTATATTGGGTTTATTCTGCGTTATATGGGTATTATTTTTAATTCTTTTCATAGGAAAAGAAGTGTTACACCTTGACACACAACAAACAAAGACACTTTCCTTCTTAGCGATAGTATTGAGCATTCCCGTGAGCATTCTTTCCATTAGAGATAAGGGATATTTTATAAAAACACCTCCCTCTAAGTATCTTTTGGTTGCTATGACTTTCTCAATTATTGCATCAAACTTAATGGCTGTATTAGGCATATTTATGTTTCCTATAGATCTTAAAAGCGTGTTATTTGCGGATATCTTTGTAGGATTGATGTTCTTACCTATGAATATTTTAAAAGCCTTCATATACAGCTTATATGAATGATACCCTTATGATATAATTCCATATATATGAAAGGCAAAATAATATTTGTCCATAAGTTGTTTCCTATTGATATAGATGGCGTTTTAGGTGGTGCGGAAACGGTAAGTGTTGAAACAGCTTTTGGATTTGCAAAGGCAGGTTGGGATGTTTATTTTTTTGGATATTTGCCAGGTGGAAACAGGATTATAAATGGAGTTAAGTTCGTAAATTATGGAGAAAATTACGATCTCTACAATGTTTTTAAGGAATACAAAAACATAGAATTTGATGCATGTTTATGCGTACATGCGTATCCTGTCAAAACCCTTATAGGTTTTGAAAATATACACAGGTTTTTCCTTTTACCGCAGGATATGAGCTTTATAGAACACAGAGTAACATCACACTTTGTAAACAAATATATGGATGGTGTAATATGTATCTCTGAGTATCAAAAAGAAGCATATTTAAGGTGGGGTGTAAGTAAAGAAAAACTGATAAAAATACCTTACGGTATAGACATAGAAAGATATAAACCATCTTCTACAAAAAATTTTAGAAAGATAATGTTTGCAGGGGCGACTATTAAACAAAAAGGGATAGACCTCCTGCTTGATGCCTTCAAAATACTCAAAAAACGTATGCCAGAGATAGAGCTTCACATATACGGAGATGCTACCCTATGGGGAGGGACGGAAAGTGTTAATCTGGACAGTCATTTGCCCGGTGTTTTCTTTCATGGTAAGGTTGAAAAGGAAGATCTTATAAAGGCGTACGGCGAGTCTGCCTTATGCGTAATACCCACAGTACCGGAACTTTATCAGGAATCACTTCCCAGATCCTCCTTGGAAGCGCAAGCGTGTGGATGTCCCGTTATAGGTACAAAAAGTGGAGGTCTTCCAGAAACTTTTCTGAATGGAGAGACGGGTTTTCTTGTTGATCCATTAAACGTTGAGAATCTTGCACAAACAATAGAGAAAGCTCTTAAAGATGAAAACACACTGAGATCTATGTCAAATAAGGCGGTGGAGTTTATAAAGGAAAACTTCTCTCACGAAAAGCATATAAAACGACTTGAAGAGTACATCCTTTCCGTACCTCCGCTTAAGGAAAGGGTAAGCAATATAAATTACGTTGACTTGAAGATCTTGTATTACACGGAAGTTCCTTTAATGCCCTCAAAGACATCTTCGTGCAACAGAAATTACGAAATAATAAGGATACTTCTTGAAAAAGGTGCTAAGATCACTTACACGCACGGATTTTTCGTAAAGGAGGTAGAAAGGGAGATAAGGGACTTAGCAGACTTACACAAAAACTTTAACATATCAGTACCTGTATACAAAAAGCTATCTATTATTGGGGAACACGATCTGCTTTGGATAACTGAAGCCTGGGATCTTGAGAGGCTTCGCAAAGCTCTTGCTTTGGCAAGAATAGCCAAGTTAGTATACGATGTACCTGTAGTATTTGATGCCATGGACTGCATATACAAGCACCTTTTAAGCGGAAAGAAAGGGGGAGCGAACTTCAGTCAGGAGGAAATACAAGCTGTACGCACCGTAGAAAAAGAACTGTACGATATATCCGATATTGTGATCTTCGTATCTGAGGAAGAGAGAGAGTTTGCTGTAAGGGAGTTCAACTTAGACATTAAAAAAACTTTCATAATTTCAAACGTACACCATCCAGTGGATACACCTACAAAAGCAGAAGGGAAAAGTGTGTGTTTTATAGGCGGTATATTGAACTTTAATAATCTTTTGGCTGTGAAGTACTTTTTAAATGCCGTGTATCCTCATGTATTAAAGCGTGATAATCATATAGAGTTTTATGTTATAGGTGATAGGACAGATGAGCTTAAAATTGAGGATCTTATCGAAGACAAAAAACTGCTGGAAATATACAAAAGGAGAGTACACCTTATAGGTTGGGTAAAGGATATAGGTAAGGAGATAAGAAAGCACAAACTCTCCGTGGCACCTATGGTATCAGGCTCAGGGATTAAAGGGAAGATACTCAATAGTCTTGAGTGGGGTGTTCCGGTAGTAACAACACCCATAGGTGCAGAAGGTTTTGCTAATATTGAAAGCTCAGGTATCGTTGTGGCAAAGGAACCTGAAGAGTTCGCAGATGCGGTGGTAAACATAATAGAGGATACTTCCCTGAGAGAAGATCTTGCAAAAAAGGGATTAAATTATGTACGCGAAAACTTTTCAAAGGAGCGTGCGGGGAAAACCCTTGATGAGATGCTTCCCATGATAAGACGATCCATAGCGCTTAACTTCTCAGAGATAAGACCGTGCGGTTATAACATCGTGAAAAAGTACTACAGTTTTCTGCCAGCAGGTTACGAAGGAGTTGATAACCTTGACCAGGTTGTGTGGTCCGTCATAAGCAAAATAGGAGGCGATTTTGATGTGATTTCCTTTAACTTTATGGATGTTTACCGTATAGAACCTCGCATAAGACCCTTCCTCTTAGAGGATCCACCTGAATCGTACAGATGGTTACCAGCACTGATTGTAAAGGATATGCAGAAGAAATTTCTTAAGAAGGGTAGCATACAATACCTCCACATTGATATACCTCTATGTTACAGGGAATACACACAAAGGGGTCTGAAAGGTAAACTCATAGAATTAGGTTTGAAAAACAAGATGTTTTTCAAAAGGCATCCCATACTTGAAAAGGTAGCCAAAAGGATTTACAGGTTACTGACATGAACATAGTTATAGTTGAAAATCATATTCCCTTTCTGGAGGGTGGTGCAGAGAGACATACCGAAGGTTTGAGAGAAGCACTTTTAAAAGTAGGTCATCAAGTGGAAATTGTGAGAATACCCTTTAATTGGTATCCAAAGGAGAACCTAATAAAAAGCGCCTTTATAGTGAGGTTGCTAAACTTTAAGAACATGGGTGGGAAGAATATAGATCTGCTGATAGCCTTGAGGTTCCCCAATTACTATATTGAACATGATCGTAAAGTTGTTTGGCTTATACATCCTCACAAAAGCGCTTACGAGCTTTGGGATAGACCTTTTATAGATCTTCCCAGAGATCCGGGTGGGTATGCGGTAAGAGAGTTCATTCTTAAGATGGACAAAAGATATTTGAGGGATGCCAAAAAGGTATTCGCTAACTCAAAAACCGTAGCTGAAAGGTTAAAGAGATACATAGAGCTTGAAGCTGATGTGCTTTATCACCCACCTCCAAATGCTGAAAAATTTCACTGTAAGAGTTACGAAAGCTTCATCTTCTTCCCAAGCAGGATAAATCCGTTGAAGAGACAGATCTTGGCGGTAGATGCTATGAGATATGTCAAGAGCGATGTAAAACTGTTGATATGTGGCAGACCGGATAATTTAGACATATATAGAGAATTACTGGAGACAATTAAAGGGCTTGAGGGGAAAGTGGTGTATTTGGGAGAAGTTGGGGAAGAGGAGAAAATAGATCTTTATGCAAGGTGTTTGGCTGTGCTTTTTCCCACTGCTGAAGAAGATTATGGCTACGTGACTTTAGAAGCTATGCTTTCTAAAAAGGCTGTGATAACGTGCGTAGATTCGGGTGGACCTACGGAGTTTGTGGAAGATGGAATAAACGGTTTTGTGGTAGAGCCAAAACCTGAAGAGATAGCCAGAGCTATAGACACGCTTGCTCAGGATATAAACCTCGCAGTTAAGATGGGGGAAAATGCTTACGAGAAAATCGTTTCACTGCACATATCTTGGGATTTCGTAGTTGAGAAGATTCTTGAACAAGTATGAGGATCGGTTTTGTATGCGCGGAAGAAGGTTATTGGGTATTACCCTTGCTCGTGTCTTTGCAAACTTATGCTGAAGTTCTCCTTTTTACACCGCCTGAGAGCAATTTCCGAATTTACGAAGAATGCGGTATACCAACTGCGGTAATTAATTTTCAAGAAAGCCCTGATCACGAACTCTCATCCTTTGACGCTGTACTTTACTTACTCAGTACTTACTCGTATCAGAAGTTAAAAGGATTCATCCGTGTACCGGGTATCCTGCTTTTGAAAGGTGAGGTTCCTTTTACGCAATTTAACAGCTACAAAGATGCCATTTTGCACTTTTTCTTTGAGGAAGATCCCATAAACGAAGCTCTTCTTATAATGTCGGAAACAG
This genomic interval from Hydrogenobacter sp. contains the following:
- a CDS encoding deoxyribonuclease IV, which gives rise to MPRLGVHVSSAGSILKTFERAKDIGAEVFQFFLRSPRAWKAKYISDEEAQRFVEAKKDWEYLMVHAPYLINLASSDPHLRKKSVEVFIQDLKVCEQLKVEYYNFHPGTARGISENEGIKNVIKSLEEIFSIYTPSYTCLLFENTAGERGDLGKNFKEMKKLIDPFKDLKVGICIDTCHAFAYGYAINTSKGFDAFKREVERNVGMDRIKAIHCNDSKVPLGGRKDRHQHIGLGYIGVEGFRLFLKDPYFSELPYYLETPKEDDWDRRNLQLLRGLLSEK
- a CDS encoding glycosyltransferase family 4 protein translates to MNIVIVENHIPFLEGGAERHTEGLREALLKVGHQVEIVRIPFNWYPKENLIKSAFIVRLLNFKNMGGKNIDLLIALRFPNYYIEHDRKVVWLIHPHKSAYELWDRPFIDLPRDPGGYAVREFILKMDKRYLRDAKKVFANSKTVAERLKRYIELEADVLYHPPPNAEKFHCKSYESFIFFPSRINPLKRQILAVDAMRYVKSDVKLLICGRPDNLDIYRELLETIKGLEGKVVYLGEVGEEEKIDLYARCLAVLFPTAEEDYGYVTLEAMLSKKAVITCVDSGGPTEFVEDGINGFVVEPKPEEIARAIDTLAQDINLAVKMGENAYEKIVSLHISWDFVVEKILEQV
- a CDS encoding class I SAM-dependent methyltransferase is translated as MIEYLVEEVSKRLEGGLCVELPDGRILSEGICRIRIRDWRVIKSILKDPEMGFGEAYMKGEVEIDGDLEKFLIACVGYLREKYQRRGFKNSFLRSLLKFSGLLKFLEGREVRKHYDLGNDFYKLWLDGSMTYSCAFFSKKEQDLEDAQAEKRSIIYEKLQLRDGDKLLDIGCGWGSIILEVPKLYHIETVGITLSKNQYEYVKFKIESEGLKGKARVYLMHYEDLLDLKERFNKIVSVGMFEHVGKGRHRKFFKIVDKLIQEGGLFLLHTIGKVLPESQSTWIRKYIFPGGYIPALTEILEASKDLNFNLIDIDNWRLHYYRTLNEWKRRFYNHAQEVIHQYGEEFFRMWELYLVSSAVSFLTGSNHLFQILFSKGVLNDYPIMKRYFLPVHHWVCG
- a CDS encoding glycosyltransferase; translation: MKGKIIFVHKLFPIDIDGVLGGAETVSVETAFGFAKAGWDVYFFGYLPGGNRIINGVKFVNYGENYDLYNVFKEYKNIEFDACLCVHAYPVKTLIGFENIHRFFLLPQDMSFIEHRVTSHFVNKYMDGVICISEYQKEAYLRWGVSKEKLIKIPYGIDIERYKPSSTKNFRKIMFAGATIKQKGIDLLLDAFKILKKRMPEIELHIYGDATLWGGTESVNLDSHLPGVFFHGKVEKEDLIKAYGESALCVIPTVPELYQESLPRSSLEAQACGCPVIGTKSGGLPETFLNGETGFLVDPLNVENLAQTIEKALKDENTLRSMSNKAVEFIKENFSHEKHIKRLEEYILSVPPLKERVSNINYVDLKILYYTEVPLMPSKTSSCNRNYEIIRILLEKGAKITYTHGFFVKEVEREIRDLADLHKNFNISVPVYKKLSIIGEHDLLWITEAWDLERLRKALALARIAKLVYDVPVVFDAMDCIYKHLLSGKKGGANFSQEEIQAVRTVEKELYDISDIVIFVSEEEREFAVREFNLDIKKTFIISNVHHPVDTPTKAEGKSVCFIGGILNFNNLLAVKYFLNAVYPHVLKRDNHIEFYVIGDRTDELKIEDLIEDKKLLEIYKRRVHLIGWVKDIGKEIRKHKLSVAPMVSGSGIKGKILNSLEWGVPVVTTPIGAEGFANIESSGIVVAKEPEEFADAVVNIIEDTSLREDLAKKGLNYVRENFSKERAGKTLDEMLPMIRRSIALNFSEIRPCGYNIVKKYYSFLPAGYEGVDNLDQVVWSVISKIGGDFDVISFNFMDVYRIEPRIRPFLLEDPPESYRWLPALIVKDMQKKFLKKGSIQYLHIDIPLCYREYTQRGLKGKLIELGLKNKMFFKRHPILEKVAKRIYRLLT
- a CDS encoding plasma-membrane proton-efflux P-type ATPase, whose product is MGGTVVQGLTSEQAEENIKRYGFNEIEEKKEHVLLKFLKKFISPIPLLLELTMLFLIILGKYYDSLVILGLLIFNVILSFSHEISVDRVIQLLKKHLDIRVRVLRDGQWKDIPSRLLTMDDIVLLQSGFIVPADIEILEGNISVDQSSITGESLPKSLKSGDVAYMGSLVVRGEAIGKVVAVGSSTFYGKSAKLVQEAGNKTQLEIIVFKLVEYLSLFSLFLIVTLLGLSVVDKKPLEEVLPLLTVLLIPIIPVALPTAFTIATALGAKELAQEGILVTKLSAIESAAGMDILCIDKTGTITKSKIQVTKVIPYSGFSEEEVICMGALASDPKQKDPIENAIYEYLSDKLSCLENYEVKDFEPFDPSKKYSKAKVLINQEDVEVYKGSPKVAPIPEDAHKIIEGMALEGLRIICVWKVSKGKVKFLGFIGFSDPIREDSKKLIDKLKALGVNVKMLTGDTKDTAKRIASLVGIEGDVCDTKNIREECGVFAEVFPEDKFSIVRAFQKMGHIVGMTGDGINDAPALKQADLGIAVSNATDVAKSSASAVLTKEGLTNMLSLIILSRKIYQRLLTYVFSKTIRVFLIILNIFVYYIIYNEYLLTTKMVLSLFFFNDFITISLATDNVTYSKKPEKWNIKRLTLASFILGLFCVIWVLFLILFIGKEVLHLDTQQTKTLSFLAIVLSIPVSILSIRDKGYFIKTPPSKYLLVAMTFSIIASNLMAVLGIFMFPIDLKSVLFADIFVGLMFLPMNILKAFIYSLYE